The following proteins are co-located in the Fimbriiglobus ruber genome:
- a CDS encoding helix-turn-helix domain-containing protein — MSRPLVVIWGRLLKEYREQKGWSQAELEAKSRVARRTIQQIEKSTGAHKAAPQTLRDLANALGLSQSDLQPDTSQSVPFYGDTPTSDSRCLGREEELRALNTAWGDRRINILVVHAAGGDGKSTLISNSVVQNWRWS, encoded by the coding sequence ATGAGCCGTCCGCTCGTCGTGATCTGGGGTCGTCTCCTCAAGGAATATCGCGAGCAAAAAGGTTGGTCCCAGGCGGAACTAGAAGCCAAGTCGCGAGTCGCTCGCAGGACGATCCAGCAAATCGAAAAATCGACCGGAGCCCACAAAGCCGCCCCGCAAACCTTGCGAGATCTGGCGAACGCACTCGGCCTCTCCCAGTCAGACCTCCAACCTGACACCAGCCAGAGCGTCCCCTTTTATGGCGACACCCCGACCAGTGATTCCCGGTGTCTCGGCCGCGAGGAAGAACTTCGTGCGCTGAATACCGCCTGGGGCGACCGGCGGATCAATATCCTGGTCGTTCATGCCGCCGGTGGCGACGGGAAATCGACCTTAATCTCTAATTCAGTAGTTCAAAATTGGAGGTGGTCTTGA
- a CDS encoding LysR substrate-binding domain-containing protein, translated as MALREQIEAAHRIGKILTGVPLPASWLMIGRRTSLGDDKCRRLIERWEEGVEAKLVELRDGRLTLSATGCRFQKLIEGLIALKTQSAAGPQEPLNIEAAPELAEWLLPRVFPAMFETYGEYVRTQIRPFDPARVRSNIRAGLTDLAIGFASEETESPADEVLETSRHWLLIFPDSFGTRPEGALLAASDRVFVARGNTPQIALEALSAVPESAWTECGTFAAVRACVSAGLGAGLVPAIGVEAKEYGEMPLTNVAPVGVAIYRPRNLAGLSDPARTFLTAIRDVFAVTNPPVTTGEMVSTHAETNGELA; from the coding sequence ATGGCGTTACGCGAGCAAATTGAAGCCGCGCATCGAATCGGAAAGATTTTGACGGGGGTTCCGCTCCCGGCCAGTTGGCTGATGATCGGTCGCCGGACTTCCCTCGGCGACGATAAATGCCGCCGGCTCATCGAGCGGTGGGAAGAAGGTGTGGAAGCCAAGCTAGTCGAATTGCGGGACGGCCGGTTGACGCTCTCCGCGACCGGCTGCCGATTCCAAAAACTGATCGAGGGACTGATCGCCCTGAAGACGCAATCCGCCGCCGGGCCGCAAGAGCCCTTGAACATCGAAGCCGCCCCGGAGCTTGCGGAATGGCTGCTGCCTCGGGTTTTTCCCGCGATGTTCGAGACCTATGGCGAATACGTCCGGACACAAATTCGGCCGTTCGACCCGGCCCGCGTCCGGTCCAACATTCGCGCCGGCCTGACCGATTTGGCGATCGGCTTCGCCTCGGAAGAGACCGAATCGCCGGCCGACGAGGTACTCGAAACGTCCCGGCACTGGCTCCTGATCTTCCCCGATTCGTTCGGCACCCGCCCCGAAGGGGCTTTGCTCGCAGCCTCCGACCGCGTTTTTGTCGCGCGTGGAAACACGCCCCAAATCGCTCTTGAGGCACTGAGCGCCGTTCCGGAATCCGCCTGGACGGAATGCGGTACGTTCGCGGCCGTCCGTGCCTGTGTAAGTGCCGGTCTCGGTGCGGGGTTGGTCCCGGCCATCGGGGTCGAAGCGAAAGAATATGGTGAGATGCCCCTCACGAATGTGGCCCCCGTCGGTGTGGCAATCTACCGCCCGCGAAATCTCGCCGGCCTGAGCGATCCAGCACGAACTTTTCTCACCGCGATTCGCGACGTCTTTGCGGTGACAAACCCGCCAGTTACGACGGGCGAAATGGTTTCTACCCACGCCGAAACCAACGGAGAACTCGCGTGA
- a CDS encoding transposase gives MRSAKKPKLCSRQIQDRAAELISPIFRPSSSRKCSAPVLLQVVLTAAANIISLFGACLRLGTISDQTARSELKSRLPKQRKPLEAKLNHALREPLPPNTRRRSRDLAIDYHEIPYHGHGPKNHVRGNKPRSGTTTFFTYATACLIHHGHRYTLAYTWVRAEDSTVEVLQRLLTEVGNSGVRIRKLLLDRGFFSVAVMQFLQERNCPFLMPVVMRGRKPRRGKKSTGWRMFRRKPAGWYRHTHRHKGEEVTVRVCVSYKSYRHHRTNKRRAKTLVFASWRVSGAPRDVRDAYRTRFGIESSYRQLGQARIRTSTRNPILRSFFVGLALLLRNLWVWFQALWFGEDRHPRVQAASKRFQFRWMLAVLAQGNNDNETLSDTRT, from the coding sequence ATGCGTTCTGCCAAGAAGCCTAAACTGTGTTCCCGGCAAATTCAAGATCGGGCTGCGGAACTGATCTCTCCGATCTTCAGACCATCGAGTTCGCGCAAATGTTCTGCGCCGGTTCTGCTCCAGGTCGTGTTGACGGCTGCGGCCAACATCATCTCGTTGTTCGGGGCCTGCCTTCGTCTGGGTACGATCTCCGATCAGACGGCGCGCAGCGAATTGAAGTCGCGTCTGCCCAAACAGCGCAAGCCGCTCGAAGCCAAGCTGAACCACGCCTTGCGCGAACCGCTGCCGCCGAACACGCGCCGCCGGTCTCGGGATCTGGCGATCGATTACCACGAAATTCCGTATCACGGACACGGTCCCAAGAATCACGTCCGGGGCAACAAGCCACGCTCGGGGACGACCACGTTTTTTACCTACGCCACCGCCTGTCTGATTCATCATGGGCACAGGTATACCCTGGCGTACACGTGGGTCCGGGCGGAAGACTCGACGGTCGAGGTTCTGCAACGACTCCTGACCGAGGTCGGGAACAGCGGCGTGAGGATTCGCAAACTGCTTCTGGATCGGGGGTTTTTCAGCGTCGCCGTGATGCAGTTTCTCCAGGAGCGCAACTGTCCCTTCCTGATGCCCGTGGTGATGCGCGGGCGGAAGCCGCGTCGCGGGAAGAAGTCCACGGGATGGCGGATGTTCCGGCGCAAGCCCGCCGGCTGGTATCGTCACACGCACCGTCACAAGGGTGAGGAGGTGACCGTGAGGGTCTGTGTGAGTTACAAGAGCTACCGCCACCACCGGACGAACAAGCGGCGGGCCAAGACGTTGGTATTCGCCAGCTGGCGTGTGTCGGGTGCACCGAGGGACGTGCGTGACGCGTATCGCACACGGTTCGGGATCGAAAGCAGCTATCGGCAACTCGGTCAGGCGCGAATCCGGACCAGTACCCGGAACCCGATCCTGCGATCGTTCTTCGTGGGTCTGGCCCTGTTGCTGCGAAACCTTTGGGTGTGGTTTCAGGCGCTCTGGTTCGGGGAGGACAGGCACCCGCGAGTGCAAGCGGCATCGAAACGATTCCAGTTCAGGTGGATGTTGGCCGTACTTGCTCAAGGAAATAACGACAACGAAACGCTTTCTGATACGCGAACATAA